From a single Candidatus Cetobacterium colombiensis genomic region:
- a CDS encoding Crp/Fnr family transcriptional regulator — MNYDYLGDSLTKECLNNLLRVSQCQEFKQGETLFLEHSFCDSVYFIISGNVTVYKDNSDGRRKIIYLLGENSFLNDTMIYDDLNKTSISCDAFTDVKVLIIPLKELRILLSKYPDLSILIIKSLSKKTKRLYRQLKNTTTISMDKRIAAKLWKLAKDFGYEHKEFHGFTVKVNNTYLADMLGTNRETVSRGIKKLKELGLVKVENNQIFILKSKMKDFYRR; from the coding sequence ATGAATTATGATTACTTAGGTGACTCACTTACAAAAGAGTGCTTAAATAATTTACTAAGAGTTTCTCAATGCCAAGAATTTAAGCAGGGGGAAACTCTTTTTTTAGAGCATTCATTTTGTGATAGTGTATATTTTATAATTAGTGGTAATGTTACAGTTTATAAAGATAATTCAGATGGCAGAAGAAAGATAATATATCTTCTTGGTGAAAACTCTTTTTTGAATGATACAATGATTTATGATGATTTAAATAAAACAAGTATCAGTTGCGATGCTTTTACAGATGTAAAAGTTTTAATAATACCATTAAAGGAGTTAAGAATATTACTTTCTAAATATCCAGATTTGTCTATATTGATCATAAAATCTCTTTCGAAAAAAACAAAAAGATTATATAGACAATTAAAAAATACAACTACAATTTCAATGGATAAAAGAATAGCAGCTAAACTTTGGAAACTTGCAAAAGATTTTGGATATGAGCACAAGGAATTTCATGGATTTACAGTAAAAGTAAATAATACATATTTAGCAGATATGCTAGGAACAAATAGAGAAACCGTTTCTAGAGGAATAAAAAAATTAAAAGAGTTAGGTCTTGTAAAAGTTGAGAATAATCAGATTTTTATTTTGAAATCTAAGATGAAAGATTTTTATAGGCGTTAA
- a CDS encoding YehS family protein produces the protein MTNNDVLRRVRYALRINDKAMIEVFKLGGMKISLEELTALLSKPEDENFKTCNNKTLDVFLTGLITYKRGPQKDGVQRVEEVPNNKNINNHILRKLKIALAFRSEDMIDAFKVGGVKMSESELSAIFRRPDHKNYREAGDKYVRVFIKGITELFRGEK, from the coding sequence ATGACAAATAATGACGTTCTAAGAAGAGTGAGATACGCTCTAAGAATAAATGATAAAGCTATGATAGAAGTTTTTAAATTAGGTGGAATGAAAATATCTTTAGAGGAGTTAACTGCTCTTTTAAGTAAGCCAGAAGATGAAAACTTTAAAACATGTAATAATAAAACTTTAGATGTATTTTTAACAGGACTTATCACTTACAAAAGAGGACCACAAAAAGATGGTGTACAAAGAGTTGAAGAAGTACCAAACAATAAAAATATAAATAACCACATTTTAAGAAAGTTAAAAATTGCTTTAGCTTTTAGAAGTGAGGATATGATAGATGCCTTTAAAGTTGGTGGAGTTAAAATGTCTGAATCAGAATTAAGTGCTATTTTCAGAAGACCAGATCATAAAAATTACAGAGAAGCTGGAGATAAATATGTTAGAGTATTTATAAAGGGAATCACTGAACTTTTCAGAGGAGAAAAATAA
- the asrA gene encoding anaerobic sulfite reductase subunit AsrA — protein sequence MKKLLTNDEFNSVLLNLSKEYDIYAPVTRPFKGTFSDTDLVKYEKITKLEEINLKDKSYYSAKEILLPIRQTIFYFNENEFKKPEGRTKKALVLLRSCDLHAVERVDNIYLNNKFSDEYYADAKKMVKFAVIGCPGKGWESCFCASMGTNTTENYNLGLTFKDGEVYSDVKDEELKEFFINAEDKEFAMEFVTENVEKVTVPENIELEDIINDEIWRDYDRCIKCGRCNFVCPTCTCFTTQDIFNRDNSKTGERRRVWASCHVDGFTSMAGGHEFRQKSGDRMRFKVMHKISDYKKRFGTHMCIGCGRCDDACPEYISYINCINKLSKKLGDNNE from the coding sequence ATGAAAAAATTATTAACAAATGATGAATTTAATAGTGTTTTATTAAATTTATCAAAAGAGTATGATATCTATGCTCCAGTTACACGTCCTTTTAAAGGAACTTTTTCTGACACTGATTTAGTTAAATACGAAAAGATAACTAAATTAGAGGAGATTAATTTAAAAGACAAAAGTTACTACTCAGCTAAAGAGATTCTACTACCTATAAGACAAACAATATTTTATTTTAATGAAAATGAATTTAAAAAGCCTGAAGGAAGAACAAAAAAAGCTCTTGTTCTTTTAAGAAGTTGTGATTTACATGCAGTTGAAAGAGTGGATAATATTTATCTGAACAATAAATTTTCAGATGAGTATTATGCAGATGCAAAAAAAATGGTTAAATTTGCAGTTATTGGCTGCCCAGGTAAAGGATGGGAAAGCTGCTTCTGTGCTTCAATGGGAACAAATACAACAGAAAACTATAACCTTGGATTAACATTTAAAGATGGAGAAGTTTATTCAGATGTTAAAGATGAAGAATTAAAAGAGTTCTTTATAAACGCAGAAGATAAAGAGTTCGCAATGGAATTTGTTACAGAGAATGTTGAAAAAGTTACTGTTCCAGAAAATATAGAGCTAGAAGATATTATAAATGATGAGATATGGAGAGATTACGACAGATGTATAAAATGTGGAAGATGTAATTTCGTTTGTCCTACTTGTACTTGTTTTACTACTCAAGATATCTTTAATAGAGATAACTCTAAAACAGGAGAGAGAAGAAGAGTTTGGGCATCATGTCATGTAGATGGATTTACATCTATGGCTGGTGGACATGAGTTTAGACAAAAGTCTGGAGATAGAATGAGATTTAAAGTTATGCACAAAATTTCAGATTATAAAAAGAGATTTGGAACTCATATGTGTATCGGATGTGGAAGATGTGACGATGCTTGTCCAGAATACATTTCTTACATTAACTGTATAAATAAACTATCGAAAAAGTTAGGTGATAATAATGAGTAA
- the asrB gene encoding anaerobic sulfite reductase subunit AsrB, producing MSNIYMPERGEILSIVQESSIEWLFKVKTSIKPEPGQFIQLSIPMVGEAPISVADCNHEEGWIEFLIRKVGKVTDAIFNLQPGDSIFLRGAYGNCFPIDKYLGKRVVVVAGGSGTAPVRPLIKKLLKDEKTELELIFGFKDQESILFKKEIEEWRRKTPMILTVDKGCGIDGECVGLVTEYIPHLKMYEGFENLEVVIVGPPMMMKYSALEFLKLGIPEEKIWVSFERNMSCAVGKCGHCKIDETYVCLEGPIFNYVKAKKLLD from the coding sequence ATGAGTAATATATATATGCCTGAAAGAGGAGAGATTTTATCAATCGTTCAAGAGAGTTCTATTGAGTGGTTATTTAAGGTAAAAACTTCTATAAAACCAGAACCTGGACAATTTATACAATTATCTATTCCTATGGTTGGAGAAGCACCTATATCTGTTGCAGACTGTAATCATGAAGAGGGATGGATTGAATTTTTAATAAGAAAAGTTGGAAAAGTTACTGATGCTATATTCAATTTACAACCTGGAGATTCTATATTTTTAAGAGGAGCATACGGAAACTGTTTCCCAATAGATAAATATTTAGGAAAAAGAGTTGTTGTTGTTGCTGGTGGAAGTGGAACTGCTCCAGTTAGACCTCTTATAAAAAAATTATTAAAAGATGAAAAAACAGAATTAGAGCTAATTTTTGGATTTAAAGATCAAGAGTCAATTTTATTTAAAAAAGAGATTGAAGAGTGGAGAAGAAAAACTCCGATGATTTTAACTGTAGATAAAGGTTGCGGAATTGATGGAGAGTGTGTTGGTCTAGTAACTGAATATATTCCACATTTAAAAATGTATGAAGGATTTGAAAATTTAGAGGTTGTTATAGTTGGACCACCAATGATGATGAAATACTCTGCATTAGAATTTTTAAAGTTAGGAATTCCAGAGGAAAAAATTTGGGTTTCTTTTGAAAGAAATATGTCTTGTGCTGTTGGAAAGTGTGGACACTGCAAAATTGATGAAACATATGTTTGTTTAGAAGGACCTATATTTAATTATGTAAAAGCTAAGAAGCTTTTAGATTAG
- the asrC gene encoding sulfite reductase subunit C, whose translation MALELSRKSFTKNAYRITKDRKKTALRVRVPGGEITAELLLKVSEVASKYGNGKVHITTRQGFEIKGIDITAIDEVNKEIQSLIDGFEINQPNGEGNGYPAAGTRNITACIGNSVCPKAQYNTTEFARKVEKEVFPNDFHFKIALTGCPNDCIKARMHDFGIIGMAMPLYEKERCVSCGACVKKCKGLSTGALRAENYTVIREHSKCIGCGECVINCPTSAWVRDDKKYYRLAIMGRTGKKNPRLAEDWILWADEESIIKIIKNTYKYVDTYINRALPKEHIGYIVDRTGFNEFKKFALEGVNLEEVAIERNMVNWNGIIYSGAENDIGK comes from the coding sequence ATGGCTTTAGAATTAAGTAGAAAAAGTTTTACGAAAAATGCATATAGAATAACAAAAGATAGAAAAAAAACAGCTTTAAGAGTTAGAGTTCCAGGAGGAGAAATTACAGCTGAATTACTTTTAAAAGTTTCAGAGGTAGCATCTAAATATGGAAATGGAAAAGTTCATATAACAACTCGTCAAGGTTTTGAAATTAAAGGAATTGATATTACTGCAATTGATGAAGTAAATAAAGAGATTCAATCTTTAATTGATGGATTTGAAATAAATCAACCTAATGGTGAAGGAAATGGATACCCTGCAGCAGGAACTAGAAATATTACAGCTTGTATCGGTAATAGTGTTTGCCCTAAGGCTCAATATAACACTACAGAATTTGCTAGAAAAGTGGAGAAAGAAGTTTTCCCTAATGATTTCCATTTTAAAATAGCGTTAACTGGATGTCCAAACGACTGTATCAAAGCAAGAATGCATGACTTTGGAATAATAGGTATGGCTATGCCTTTATATGAAAAGGAAAGATGTGTTTCTTGCGGAGCTTGCGTTAAGAAATGTAAGGGGCTTTCTACAGGAGCTTTAAGAGCTGAAAATTACACTGTAATTAGAGAGCACAGCAAATGTATTGGGTGTGGAGAATGTGTAATAAATTGTCCAACATCAGCTTGGGTAAGAGATGACAAAAAATACTATAGATTAGCTATAATGGGAAGAACTGGTAAGAAAAATCCAAGACTTGCTGAAGATTGGATTTTATGGGCTGATGAAGAAAGTATTATAAAAATTATAAAAAATACTTATAAATATGTTGATACATATATTAATAGAGCACTTCCAAAAGAGCATATTGGATATATTGTGGATAGAACAGGATTCAATGAATTTAAAAAGTTTGCTTTAGAAGGAGTTAATCTAGAAGAAGTAGCTATTGAAAGAAATATGGTTAATTGGAATGGAATTATCTATTCTGGCGCTGAAAACGATATTGGTAAATAA
- a CDS encoding metallophosphoesterase — protein sequence MIWILQRLFLVLFFILGVAYFFYKVYGSLWSFLLIPTFSFLPFILFYFYRNKRYVSLDIFLGHYLFYLNYIIFGVLTILLIALILKIFSIDIIKIISYKKMTFNIFFLFTLVVLSFWGYENFKNVDVKNFKVPKEIAEDKNPLKFAFISDVHLNGKFDGKKLSEAFKKMENENVDLVLIGGDFLDNSYKSITDDIKSIVDKTNFKHGIYLVLGNHEYYGGIEENIKYIKSLGINILKDESVDIEGITIVGRDDRHNKNRKSLKELLENVKSENTVIVMDHNPKSLEELGDDKVDLYLSGHTHKGQIFPFNLVVDYMYLNSGGYKKIGETETYVSSGLGTWMIPYRIGSKSEMFIFNMVKQ from the coding sequence ATGATTTGGATTTTACAAAGATTATTTTTAGTATTGTTTTTTATATTGGGGGTAGCCTATTTTTTTTATAAAGTATATGGAAGTTTATGGTCGTTTCTATTAATACCAACTTTTAGTTTTTTGCCATTTATTCTTTTTTATTTTTATAGAAATAAACGATATGTATCTTTAGATATTTTTTTAGGTCATTACCTATTTTATCTTAATTATATAATTTTTGGAGTTTTAACTATTTTATTGATTGCTTTAATTTTAAAAATATTTTCAATTGATATTATAAAAATAATTAGTTATAAAAAGATGACTTTTAATATTTTCTTTTTATTTACTTTAGTAGTTTTATCTTTTTGGGGATATGAAAATTTTAAAAATGTTGATGTTAAAAACTTTAAAGTTCCAAAAGAAATTGCTGAAGATAAAAATCCTTTAAAGTTTGCTTTTATAAGTGATGTACATTTAAATGGAAAATTTGATGGAAAAAAATTAAGTGAAGCATTTAAAAAAATGGAGAATGAAAATGTAGATTTAGTTTTAATAGGTGGAGATTTTTTAGATAATTCCTATAAAAGCATAACTGATGATATAAAAAGTATAGTAGATAAAACTAATTTTAAACACGGGATATATTTAGTTTTAGGAAACCATGAATATTATGGTGGAATTGAAGAAAATATAAAGTATATTAAAAGTCTTGGGATTAATATTTTAAAAGATGAATCTGTAGATATTGAAGGGATAACTATTGTAGGAAGAGATGATAGACATAATAAAAATAGAAAGTCTTTAAAAGAGTTATTAGAAAATGTAAAATCTGAAAATACTGTAATTGTTATGGATCATAATCCAAAATCTTTAGAAGAATTAGGTGATGATAAAGTGGATCTTTATTTATCTGGTCATACACACAAAGGTCAAATATTTCCATTTAATTTAGTTGTAGATTATATGTATTTAAATTCAGGTGGATATAAGAAAATTGGAGAAACAGAAACATATGTTAGCTCAGGATTAGGAACTTGGATGATACCTTATAGAATAGGTAGTAAAAGTGAGATGTTTATTTTCAATATGGTAAAACAATAA
- a CDS encoding formate/nitrite transporter family protein encodes MFLEAIEKVANAGVNKVNFLKNNLGKYFVLSAFAGFFVGLGILLIFSIGGLAAPVIGPLGARTLMGACFGVALSLVIMCGSELFTGNNFVMTISTLSKKTTWFDTIKLWVVCFFGNLAGSILCGYLFSLTNLTVHFVPGAESVGKFMVTIATLKATAPFWDLFYRGILCNVLVCLAVWCSIKMTSESGKLIMIWWCLFAFITIGLEHSIANMTLFSALMFKDPQFFTGMIVNLIPVTLGNIVGGAGLGAAYYYVSKKD; translated from the coding sequence ATGTTTTTGGAAGCAATTGAAAAGGTTGCAAATGCAGGAGTTAACAAAGTAAATTTTTTAAAAAATAATTTAGGAAAGTACTTTGTATTATCAGCTTTTGCTGGATTTTTTGTTGGATTAGGAATTTTATTAATATTTTCTATTGGAGGATTAGCAGCTCCTGTTATTGGTCCGTTAGGTGCTAGAACTCTTATGGGTGCTTGTTTTGGTGTAGCACTGAGTTTAGTTATTATGTGTGGAAGTGAGCTTTTTACTGGAAATAACTTCGTTATGACAATTTCAACTTTATCTAAAAAAACTACTTGGTTTGATACAATTAAGTTATGGGTTGTTTGCTTTTTCGGTAACTTAGCAGGTTCTATCTTATGTGGATACCTGTTTTCTTTAACAAATTTAACAGTTCATTTTGTTCCTGGAGCTGAGAGTGTTGGTAAATTTATGGTAACTATAGCAACATTAAAAGCCACTGCTCCTTTCTGGGATTTATTCTATAGAGGTATTCTTTGTAACGTTCTTGTTTGTTTAGCTGTTTGGTGCTCAATTAAAATGACTTCAGAATCAGGAAAGTTAATTATGATTTGGTGGTGTCTATTTGCATTTATAACAATAGGGCTTGAGCATAGTATCGCTAATATGACTCTTTTCTCAGCTTTAATGTTTAAAGATCCACAGTTCTTCACAGGAATGATTGTTAACTTAATCCCTGTAACATTAGGTAACATTGTAGGTGGAGCTGGATTAGGTGCTGCTTACTATTACGTTTCTAAAAAAGACTAA
- a CDS encoding ABC transporter substrate-binding protein, whose protein sequence is MKRIYSILFFILTLSITIFSATINIVQEGDPRTFDPHFGNDGFSLRINRLIYSRLFEKNSNMENIPGLAKSYKVIDNKTIDFTLRDDVFFQNGKKLTAEDVKFSFERMKKSPRIAGVLPPIKEIIIEDDYHFKMILDKPFSAIIDSLTHPALSIVSKEYLTKNSKGLVEKPMGTGKYILESWSPGEGLVLERFENYFGKKPNYDKINIKIIPLATNRTIALETGEADLAFSLPPQDAITINKNPNLKFMSKPSYSYTYMGLNMKKEIFSNPDVRKGINLAIDKNAILETVLNGEGQIANSPVAKGVKGYNSKLEPSTFNKELATKLLKPIHGTTLTLATMSNNTDVQTAEIIAGFLSDAGIEVQIVVLDPSIYWVKTNGGEYDMFIGSWGSVTGDADYALYPTHHSSAFGAPGNRTFFNDSNVDKLLDEARSTLDNNKREKIYEDIQEIIAKNNSEVMLFYRDLNGGINNKIQNFEMYPIPIHDYSLGSIY, encoded by the coding sequence ATGAAAAGGATTTATTCAATTTTATTTTTTATACTGACACTGAGCATCACTATTTTTTCAGCAACTATTAATATTGTACAAGAAGGAGATCCAAGAACTTTTGATCCACATTTTGGAAATGATGGATTTTCTCTAAGAATAAATAGATTAATTTATTCAAGACTTTTTGAAAAAAATTCAAATATGGAAAATATTCCAGGACTGGCTAAAAGTTATAAAGTCATAGATAATAAAACTATAGATTTTACTTTAAGAGACGATGTTTTCTTTCAAAATGGAAAGAAATTAACAGCGGAAGATGTTAAATTTTCATTTGAAAGAATGAAGAAATCTCCAAGAATAGCAGGAGTTTTACCTCCTATTAAAGAAATTATAATAGAAGATGATTACCACTTTAAAATGATTTTGGATAAACCTTTCTCTGCCATAATAGACTCACTTACACATCCTGCGCTAAGCATTGTGAGTAAAGAGTATTTGACAAAAAATTCTAAGGGTTTAGTTGAAAAACCTATGGGAACTGGAAAATATATTTTAGAAAGTTGGTCTCCAGGAGAGGGACTAGTTTTAGAGAGATTTGAAAACTATTTTGGTAAAAAACCAAATTACGATAAAATAAATATAAAAATCATTCCTTTAGCTACAAATAGAACTATTGCACTTGAAACTGGCGAAGCTGATTTAGCGTTTTCTCTCCCTCCTCAAGACGCAATAACTATAAATAAAAATCCTAATTTAAAATTCATGTCAAAGCCATCATATTCATATACTTATATGGGATTAAATATGAAAAAAGAGATTTTTAGTAATCCTGATGTTAGAAAAGGAATAAATTTAGCAATAGATAAAAATGCAATTTTAGAAACTGTTTTAAATGGAGAGGGACAAATAGCAAATTCTCCAGTTGCTAAAGGTGTTAAAGGGTATAACTCTAAATTAGAACCGTCAACTTTTAACAAAGAATTAGCTACAAAACTTCTTAAGCCCATCCATGGAACTACACTAACTTTAGCTACTATGAGTAATAATACTGATGTACAAACAGCTGAAATTATTGCAGGGTTTTTATCTGATGCTGGAATTGAGGTTCAAATTGTGGTTTTAGATCCAAGTATCTATTGGGTAAAAACTAACGGTGGAGAGTATGATATGTTTATAGGATCTTGGGGCAGTGTAACAGGAGATGCTGATTATGCACTTTATCCTACTCATCACTCTAGTGCCTTTGGAGCTCCTGGAAATAGAACTTTTTTCAACGATTCAAATGTTGATAAACTACTAGATGAAGCAAGAAGTACTTTAGATAATAACAAAAGAGAAAAAATATATGAGGATATTCAAGAAATTATTGCAAAAAATAATAGTGAAGTTATGTTATTCTACAGAGATTTAAATGGAGGAATAAATAATAAAATTCAAAATTTTGAAATGTATCCTATCCCAATTCATGATTATTCTTTAGGAAGTATTTATTAG
- the murI gene encoding glutamate racemase — protein MRTIGVFDSGVGGVSVLKEILKEFPYDNIIYFGDSLHAPYGDREIEEIRTLCLKVSDFLVYKKNVNALVIACNTATGAAMDIMTNKYNIPVVGVVENGVKEAIKLTKNKRLGVVATPATIKMNIYSKSFYALDKSISVYQVQCPLFVRMIEEGWNDNLESDNLVKEYITQLPKEVDTLVLGCTHYPLIEKYIKRYFKGTIVDPAKQTAKSLKNMIGEGEYSKSPKIDFFVSGDCDKFKKIAQEFLGTRIDSIEKTIL, from the coding sequence ATGAGAACAATTGGAGTATTTGATTCTGGAGTAGGTGGAGTTTCAGTTTTAAAAGAGATTTTAAAAGAGTTTCCCTACGATAATATAATCTATTTTGGTGATAGTTTACATGCCCCTTATGGAGATAGAGAGATTGAAGAGATTCGTACTCTGTGTTTGAAGGTTTCAGATTTTTTAGTTTATAAAAAAAATGTGAATGCCCTTGTTATAGCTTGTAATACAGCAACAGGAGCAGCCATGGATATAATGACAAATAAATATAACATCCCTGTGGTTGGAGTAGTAGAAAATGGCGTTAAAGAAGCGATAAAGCTTACCAAAAATAAAAGACTGGGCGTTGTTGCCACTCCAGCTACAATTAAAATGAATATCTATTCTAAATCATTTTACGCACTTGATAAAAGTATTTCTGTTTATCAAGTGCAATGTCCACTTTTTGTTCGTATGATTGAAGAAGGGTGGAATGATAATTTAGAAAGTGATAATTTAGTAAAAGAATATATTACTCAACTTCCTAAAGAAGTTGATACCCTTGTTTTAGGATGTACTCATTATCCTTTAATAGAAAAATACATTAAGAGATATTTCAAAGGCACTATTGTTGATCCAGCTAAACAGACTGCTAAGTCATTAAAAAATATGATAGGAGAGGGAGAATATAGTAAATCTCCTAAAATTGATTTTTTTGTAAGCGGAGATTGTGATAAGTTTAAGAAAATAGCTCAAGAATTTTTAGGAACTAGAATAGATAGTATCGAAAAAACAATTTTGTAG